A region of the Heyndrickxia acidicola genome:
TAAATCTTTGTCGGGGTGTACGTGTTGCCAGGGAAGATTATCATAAGCAGATTCAATTTTCTTGCCGATAACACCCCAGCCTGAATGCTTCTGGATATAGGGGATAAGATTCTCATTATTAATGGTAGTAAAGTCTTCGTGGTTAATTTTTACTTTCATCTCAATCACCTCCAACTCGATTGTCTTGATAGAGGGATTTTGAAATTTGGTTCCCCCTCGGGCTCCCCCTCCTCCTCACTCGCTCCTCTCGTTCTTAACAGATTTTTTATTTCTTGTTTTTACAGCCTTTTCTCTTGTACAACTGAAGTAATATAACTTAGTAGATACTGTGTTCAAAACTAGTTTCTAAAACAGTTATTTTCGTGTTTTTACCCTGTTGTTATTGTGTTGTTAGCCTATTTTATGTAACCCTGGTTGTCCAAGTTGACTAATTTAATCACCAAAAAAGGTATTTTTTTTAGGCTTTTTGGACATTACTTGACCATCTAATATTGTGGATGGGAGAGATTAAGGTGTTTGGATTAGGAAAAAAGCGCAGCAAACTGGGAAAATGGTTAGATAAACGAGGAATATCGCAAACTTGGCTTTCAAAGGAGTCAGGAGTAAACCGTAATACAATAAATGAATTGACTTCAGGTGATTCGGATCGTGCACCCACAATCAGGACCGTACAGAAGGTTTTAAAAGCATTAAGGAAAATAGATCCAGGTGTGAAATCAGACGATTTCTTTGATTTATAAAGGGAAAAAGGTTTAACATATCGAATGACATAGCAACAAGGAGGGAACGTTATGAGCGAAACTGGAAGGGAGTACAGTACAAAGGATATCGGGAACATACTCGATATAGCAGATAGTACAGTTCGGAAGTATTGCCAGCTGCTCGAAAAATCGGGTTATCAGTTTACCAGGAGTGAAAATGGATACCGTCTTTTTTTTGAACGGGATCTAAGGGCATTATCAGAGTTTAAGAACCTTTCAAAAGATGGAATCCAAGTGGATGAAATAGCTAAAAAGATCGTGTCGGCTTCCGGCACAGGCGACCCACAAAGCCCGAAGACAAAGGTTTCTGACGATATGCTGCTTAACCTTATGGAAACTGTTCAAACGCTTCAAAAACAGAATGAAACACTCCTGGAACACTCTGAAATTCAGGCCAGATTTAACGAGGAATTAGTAAAAAGGTTAGATCAGCAACAAAAATACATAGATAATAAGTTATCAGAGAGAGACAAACTTCTAACTGACTCATTAAAGGAGTCAATGGAGACAAGAAAATTAATCGCTGCTGCTAAGGAAGAAAAGAAAAGTGGATTCTTTGCACGTTTGTTTAATAAATAATCACTGAGTGCCCATTTACACACCCTAATTAATCTAGGTGTTCAATGGGCCTTTTTTACGCACTCCGTGTAGCTTCGTTGAGATCAACCGAGAACAATCTTTATCATATTGTAAAAAAACACTAAAAATCCTAATGTTGCTACAAAATTTGCTAATGCATTGGGCAATTTAATAACCACTCGTAAGCACCACTTCAAGAACAGGCCAGCAATTAAAGGAACTATGAGTAAGATAGCTAACTGTAATACCATATGGTCCATTTGACCTTGAAATGGTTTGAGATTTAGATTTACATTCATTTTACACCCCCACCTTATTTATCGGTAAAAAGTGTAAATTTTTATTTATTGAAAACCATAAAATAAATGAAAAACCCCACCAATTAGGCGGGGTTTAGTAGGCGCGAGGCCATAATCACATGAGCGCGTTTAAAAACGCTGGACGCTAAGGTCCATAAATATTAGGTGGTATTAATATACACCTGATGTATTTAGAATATACCACGTTATGTTATAAATGCAACATAATAGCGTTCAAAAATGATAAAAAAACGTGAAAAGAGTATATAAAAACGTGAAAAAGTGGATCATTTTCATTTTCAAGAAACATTTTCATCTTCGCTCTGATCACTTATGATTTGTACATTTAAAAACTCTATTCTCCGGTTCAATTTTTCAATTTCCTTCTCTTTTTCTTCCAGAAGTTCATTTTTAGATGCTAATTCTTTTAATAAGTGGTCTTGATGTTTTATTAAAAGGTTGTAGCTATATGGAGCCATGATTTTCATAAGTACTTCATCAATCTCATTCAATTTATCAGTATTGGATACACGTTTGAATTTCCGTAATATACGTCGTTTAGAAATAAATCTAGATTGTTCTAATTTAATACCACAATTGTTTTTTACTTCCCCTAAATCGCGAATGTTTTTACTTAAAGATACATGGGTATCTACACCATCGTTAAAACATTTTGAAGATATTGGCGCAATAATAACACCGTCAAATGTATCTGCCAAAACAATTGCTGGATGTTCGAATGTCAATTCTGTCCCAAAATGACCGAAAAAATCGACCAGAACAATTTGTCCTCTGCTAAAAATATGAGAATCCTTAAACTTCGGAGATAATGAACCATTTTTATCTTTCACATAGGCTTCAAATCCCAAAATCCAATGGATACCTTCTTCAAGTTTCCACTTTCGAATCTGATCATCCATCATTCTCGCGTTTTCAAATACATCAACAATTAATTGTGGATCTTCAGTTACCAGTTTTCCATCACAAGGTTTTGATCTTATCCCTCTGTCAAATTTAGTCTGTATCTTGTAATAACTTCTAGAACGCATATAACTCCTCCTCTTCAAAAAAGATTTTACCAGAAATCGACAAAAGTTACTGATAAAAATACTAGTTAAAAAATAAAAGATAAAAAAAGGTGAGTTATTGGCTGAACTATTTAAGAAATGGGTTTTCATCACTATTCTAGCCCCTTATCCTGGCTATTTTACCGCCTTAAATAAAAAGGTAATGGTTTTGTACCCTAAACGCTTAAAAGGGCTAAAAACCCCCTTAAAAGCATAAAAAGAGCCCATATAATATGGACTCTTCGCTTTATGTAAGGCGGGAAGACTGGGTCCTCCCTTTCGGGTTGCCCCGATGGAAGTGGCGTTTCGTTTCCAAAACTGTTCTTCCTGATAACATATTATTCTAGAGTTTCATATGTGTTACTGGTTTTTAAAATTGTACATCTGACGAGGATCCGTGAATCCTGTGAATAGGGGTTATTGCTTGAATGGTTATTTGCTGCCCAAAAGTAACATTAAGCAAATTTACATATAAAAAATAAGTTAATAATACATATCTTTTAGCCAGCTTTTGAGTCTGAAGAAAATTCATTTTGCAGCGTCTTCCGGAATATCTTTGTTATGTGCAACAGACCTCTCTTTGAAAAGGAGGTGATCCGATGAACGCTTTTGATGTAGTAAAGTTTGGATTTGATACTTTTTTCCAAACGACCACTTTTATCTTTACACTGTTAATCCTCATAAAAAATAGCCCATCTAGAGAAGACAGACCCAACCGAAGGTAGATTATGCGATTCTAACACCTTTAAACTGACATTTTTTTATAGAAAAATGAGACGTGGCAGCGTCCGTTTTTCTTTTTTTGTTTAAATATAGGACAACTTTAAAGTGGTAAAAAGCATATTCCGAAGAACATTCCGTGTAATATACCTAGTATCTCCCTGTAACCCACGTGTAGACTGCGTTAGAGTAGCGTAATCATACCGCTAATACAGTGTATGATATATAAATTAAATTATTATAAGGGATATTTAGGCTTATATATTTATTTTCATTATCTGATCTAAAAAAAGTCATCCTCATCTTCTTCTTTTAAAGCAATGGCCAGCCTTGCTCTGGATGTTGGAGAGAGTCCAAGGTCGGAAGCAAAAACCCTCATTTGTGCTGCAGCTTTATCCATCTTTGCAAAGAATGGGTTAGGCTTACCATCAACCCACTTGCCCTTTGCTTTTATTTCTCTTTTGTAGGATAAAAAGTTTGAATAAGCATCACAATACAGGGCTAAATGGTTAATATCAGCTTCAGAAATCAATTCCACAGATAGAAGGAGATCTGCAAGGCGCTTAAATTCTTTCTTTGCTGTGGCATCCAGCCAAGAAGGAGGAACGATATTTTCTGAACGCATTTTTAATTTATCTTCATTTGCAACTCGTCTTTCTAATTCTTCCTTTACATACCGGCTTTTATTGCCCTCTAACAGGGTCAATTTTGCGCTTTTTGGTGGTCTTGGCATATTTGTATTACCGCCCTTCAAAAATTTAAAATTTGCCCTTTACAAACGAATAACAGCAATGTACGATAAACCCAAGAGCACCAAGGCTTTAAGCCGGGTGCTCTTTTGTGTGCCCAGGGCTGAAAAAAACTTTATAAATCGAATTTTTTACGAAGGATGGTCCACACCGTTTTTCTCAAAAATAGTTGAAAAAGTTGAAAAGGCAGGGGGGACATCAAACGACAAAATAAATTGTTTTTCCGTTATAAATAGACAATCTTCGCCTTGATTCGACAATTCATATCCATATGATTCCATTCACATTAGGTATCTAATACCTTAGTAAACTGTTTGATTATCCATTTACCAGCAATGCTGCATTA
Encoded here:
- a CDS encoding type II toxin-antitoxin system PemK/MazF family toxin is translated as MRSRSYYKIQTKFDRGIRSKPCDGKLVTEDPQLIVDVFENARMMDDQIRKWKLEEGIHWILGFEAYVKDKNGSLSPKFKDSHIFSRGQIVLVDFFGHFGTELTFEHPAIVLADTFDGVIIAPISSKCFNDGVDTHVSLSKNIRDLGEVKNNCGIKLEQSRFISKRRILRKFKRVSNTDKLNEIDEVLMKIMAPYSYNLLIKHQDHLLKELASKNELLEEKEKEIEKLNRRIEFLNVQIISDQSEDENVS
- a CDS encoding phage terminase small subunit P27 family; the protein is MPRPPKSAKLTLLEGNKSRYVKEELERRVANEDKLKMRSENIVPPSWLDATAKKEFKRLADLLLSVELISEADINHLALYCDAYSNFLSYKREIKAKGKWVDGKPNPFFAKMDKAAAQMRVFASDLGLSPTSRARLAIALKEEDEDDFF
- a CDS encoding helix-turn-helix transcriptional regulator — its product is MFGLGKKRSKLGKWLDKRGISQTWLSKESGVNRNTINELTSGDSDRAPTIRTVQKVLKALRKIDPGVKSDDFFDL